GTTCGTGGAAGCCGTGTCCCGCTTCACCGCCGCGGCCGTCACGGTCCTGCTGGTCTGCGTCGGCCTGGTCGTCTACCAGCCGGCCCTCGGCGTGGTCGTCGCCGTCGGCCTGCCCGTCGTCGCGCTCGCGGCGCTGCCCCTGCTGCCCGCGGCGACGCGACGGGCCGACGTCCAGCGCGAGAAGGCCGGACGCGCCACCGAGCTCGCCTCGGACACCGTGGCCGGCCTGCGGGTGCTGCGCGGGATCGGCGGCGAGGAACTGTTCCTCGACCGCTACCGCAGCGCCTCCCAGGAGGTCCGGCACGCGGCCGTGCGCAGCGCGCGCATGTGGTCCCTGATCAGCGCCATCCAGGTGCTGCTGCCCGGCCTGCTGCTGATCGCGGTCGTCTGCTACGGCGTCCACCTGGCCCGCGAGGGCCGCATCACCGTCGGCGAACTGGTCACGGTCTACAGCTCCGTCATGGTCCTGGCCTACCCCCTCAGGCACTTCGAGGAGATCGCGATGGCCTACTCCTTCTCGCGTCCGTCGGCCAAACGTGCCGCACGCGTGCTGTCCCTGGAGCGGGTCACCGACGTCGGCGGATCGCGCGCGGCCGACGCTCCCTCGGGTGACCTGTACGACCCCGCCACCGGCCTGCTCGCCCCGGCCGCCCGGCTCACCGCCGTGGTGTGCGGCGACCCGGACGTGGCCGGACAACTGGCGGAACGGCTCGGCGGACACCCCCCGGAGGACAGCCCGTCGGTGCTGCTCGGCGGCGTCCCGCTGGACGAACTGCCGCTGGACTGCGCGCGCACGGCCGTCCTCGTCCAGGACAAGGACCCGGTGCTGCTGTCCGGAACCCTGCGCGACCTGCTCGACGTACCTGCCTCGGGTGAGGTCGACGCCGGTGCGGCGCTCGCCGCCGCCCAGTGCGGGGACGTCCTCGACGCGCTCGTCCAGGGCTCGTTGGACGCCGACGACCCCTTGGACGCCCGCATCACCGAACGCGGCCGGTCCCTCTCCGGTGGCCAACGGCAACGGCTCGCGCTGGCCCGCTCCCTGTACACGGACCCCGAGGTGCTCGTCCTGGACGAGCCGACCTCCGCCGTCGACTCGCACACCGAGGCACGGATCGCCGAAGGGCTGCGCGAACTGCGCGCGGGGCGCACGACGGTCGTGTTCACCTCGTCCCCCCTGCTGCTGGACCGGGCCGACCGGGTCGTGCTCGTGCACGAGGGCGAGGCCGTCATGGTCGGCGTGCACCGCGAACTGCTGCACACCGAACCCCGGTACCGGGCCGTCGTGACCAGGGAGACCGACGACGAGGCCACCCTGAACGGCGTGTTGAAGGACCTGGAAGACGGCGAACGCCAAGCCGACGGACTCACGGCCGGCGAACTCGAAGCCGACCGTCTCGAAGCCGACACACTCACAGCCGACAGTCTCGAAGACATCGAACGCGAAGAGATCGAGGAGACCGCATGATCGGCGTGGCGCCACCCGCGTTCGACCCGGCGGCACCGACGACGGCGAACACCCTGCCCGTCGGCGCCCCCGCGACCGTACGCGCCTACGTGGCCGAACTCCTGCGCCGGCACCGCCGCGCCTTCCTGCTCCTCCTGCTCGTCAACACGGTCGCCACGGTCGCCTCGATGGTGGGTCCGTGGCTGCTCGGCGATCTCGTGGAGCGGCTGTCGGACGAAGCGCGCGAGCTCCATCTCGGCTTCACCGCCTCGCTGTTCGTGCTCGCCCTGGTCGTCCAGGCCGCCTTCGTACGGCAGGTGCGGCTGCGCGGCGCGATGCTCGGCGAGCGGATGCTGGCCGACCTGCGCGAAGACTTCCTCGTACGGTCGGTCCGACTTCCGCCGGGTGTGCTGGAGCGGGCCGGGACGGGCGACCTGCTGTCCCGCATCACGACGGACATCGACCGGCTGGCCAACGCGATGCGGGAGGCCGTGCCCCAGCTCACGATCGGCGTGATGTGGGCACTGCTGCTGCTCGGCGGGCTCGTCGTCACGGCACCGCCACTGGCGCCCGCCGTACTGGTCGCGGTGCCGCTCCTGGTCGTCGGGTGCCGCTGGTACTTCAAGCGGGCACCCGCCGGCTACCGCTCGGAGGCTGCCGGGTACGCCGCCGTGGCCGCCGCCCTCGCCGAGACCGTGGACGCCGGCCGCACCGTCGAGGCCCATCGCCTGGGCGACCGCCGCGTCGCACTCTCGGAGCAGCGCATCCAGCAGTGGACCGCCTGGGAGCGCTACACGCTGTGGCTGCGGTCGGTGCTCTTCCCCGTCATCAACCTCGTGCACGTCACGGTGCTCGGCTCGGTCCTCATGCTCGGCGGGGTGTTCGTCCTGCAAGGCTGGATCGGGGTCGGCCAACTGACGACGGGCGCGCTCCTGGCCCAGATGCTCGTCGACCCGGTCAACCTCATCCTGCGCTGGTACGACGAGCTGCAGGTGGCCCAGGTGTCGCTGGCCCGCCTCGTCGGAGTGCGCGACATCGAGCCGGACGGCGGGGACTCCGGGCTGGCGCCGGACGGCCGCGACGTGCTCGCCGACCGAGTCCACTTCGGCTACCGCGAGGGCGTCGACGTGCTGCGCAAGGTGTCCCTGGAGGTCTCCCCCGGGACCCGGCTGGCCCTGGTCGGCCCTTCGGGCGCGGGCAAGTCCACGCTGGGGCGGCTGCTCGCCGGGATCTACGCGCCGCGCGACGGCCGGATCACCCTCGGCGGCGCCGAGCTGTCGCAGATGACCGCCGAACGGGTCCGCTCGCACGTGGCGCTCGTCAACCAGGAGCACCACGTCTTCGTCGGCTCCCTGCGCGACAACCTCCGGCTCGCCCGCACAGGCGCGGGGGACGCCGAGCTGTGGGCGGCGCTGGGCGCGGTCGACGCGGCCGGCTGGGCACGGGCACTGGACGACGGCCTCGACACCGAGGTCGGCTCCGGCGGTGTCGCGCTCACCCCGGCGCAGGCCCAGCAGATCGCGCTGGCCCGCCTGGTGCTGGCCGACCCGCACACGCTGGTGCTGGACGAGGCGACCTCGCTGCTCGACCCGCGTGCCGCCCGCCATCTGGAGCGGTCCCTCGCCCGCGTCCTGGACGGCCGCACCGTCGTCGCCATCGCCCACCGCCTGCACACCGCCCACGACGCCGACGTCATCGCCGTCGTCGAGAACGGCCGCATCAGCGAGCTGGGCAGCCATGCCGAGCTGGTCGCGGCGGACGGAGCCTACGCAGCACTCTGGCGGTCGTGGCACGGGTGAGGAGAGAGGGGGCCGGCACCGAAGGGCGGTGCCGGCGCGAGGCCTGAGACCGGTGCGGGTCCGGGGCCAGGTCCGGGTATCACGGTCGGCACTGGTGCCTGTAGGGCGGGTGGCGGCGCCGTAGATGGTGGTCCTGGCACTGGTGGCGGCACCCTCGGGAGAGCCGCCGTGGGTGGCGGCGTACGCGCCGGGAGCGGAGTAGGCGACCGGGCCCGGGGCGACGCTCAGGGGCATGTGGGCAGCCGCAGGTCGAGGGCCCGACGCTCCGGCCGAGGCGACCCGACCCCGGCCCGGTGCGTGCTTTGGCGTTGCGCGGTCCCGAAGCGGAGTGGAACGCTGGATAGCGTCACCCGCGCGGGAGGCAGCCGGACACCATCCGGAACACGCCGCGCCCGGCCGGTGCTCCGTCCGGCGGTATCCCATCGCCGACCACGGAGAGTACGGGCCCGTCACCCCCTGGAGGTACCCGTGAACAGCGCCGACGGATGGGGAGACGACGTCTACCAGCCCGACGCGTCCGACATCCAGGAGGACGCGGGACTGCTCGACGTGGAGGACACCCTGGAGAACGACGGCGTCGGGGACCCCCTCGACCGCGGCTGGTCGCCTCCGGACCGCCCCTGGGCCGTGGAACACACCGGTGTGACCGCCGCGGAGCGCCGGCAGGGGGAGAGCCTGGACCAGCGGCTCGCGGAGGAGCTCCCCGACCTCGACGTCCCCGACGGTGACGGCCTCGGCGACTGCGACGGCACCGACGGGGAACTCCTCGACAACGAGGTCGGCGCCGCCCGCTCCGGCCGGCTCGTGGCACCGGACGAAGGCGTCCACGAGGACGAGGAGAGCGCGCTGATCGCCACGGACGTGGGCATCGACGGCGCGGCCGCCTCCGCCGAGGAGGCCGCGATGCACATCGTCGACGAGGACGCCCTGTCCGGTTGACCCGCCCGCGGCCGGCCCGGCCGTTCCCGGCCCGTCGCCGCCTCCACTGCACGAGGAGCACGCATGCAGCAGGACAAGCAGCCCGACTACCACCCGGTCGTGTTCCGCGACCGCACGGCCGGTTACGCCTTCCTGACCCGGTCCACGGCGACCAGCGACCAGACCATCGAGTGGGACGACGGCGAGACCTACCCGGTCGTGGACGTGGAGATCTCCTCGGAGAGCCACCCCTTCTACACGGGCACAGCGCGCACCGTGGACACGGAGGGCCGAGTCGCCCGCTTCGAGCGGCGCTACGGCGACGGCGGGGCGATGACCTGAACCGGCACCGACACCGCTGTCATCGCCGTCATCGCCGCTGTCACACCGGCCGGCAGCACCCGTCGCATCGCCCGTCAGATGTAGTTGAGGGCGGCGGCCCCGCCCACTCCCCCGAGCACCATGAACACGGGCATCAGCACCTTCAGCTCGACCCAACTGCCCGCCCGGAACCGCATCACCTTGGGCGGACCGATCGGGTACCAGCGCCTGCGCCCGATCGGGATGGGCCACAGGACCGGGCAGCCTGAGACGGTCAGCGCGTCCCCGATGTCGTGCACCAGCGCTCCCAGCACGATCGGCAGCCCCAGCCACAGGTACTCCTGGCCCGGGTCCGTGAACAGCCAGCCCGAGCCGTTGCCCGGCTTGTCCAGCACACCGGCGAGGATCCACGCGCTGGTCGCGGCCAGCAGCCACACCAGCACGTCGCTGCTGGAACCCCGGGCCGCCCGCCACAGCAGGCCCTCGATCGCCAGCACCATGTGCACGAAGAGGATCGCCAGCACCGCCCAGCGGCCCCCGGTGATCGCCAGCGCCGAGGCCCCCCCGCCGATCATGACCGCCCACAGCCAGGTATGGGTGAGCGTGCGGTGCCCACCGGAGCGACGCGGGTCGCCCTGCTTCCTCGTGGACTTGTAGACGGCGTAGGAGAGCTTGTCGACGATCTCGCACAGCCAGCGCGAGACGGGGCCGAAGGCCCGGGAGATCGTGGCGGCCTTGTGGTCGAGGTCCGGGGCGAGTGCGGCGCCGGCGCAGATCAGCGCACCGACGAGCACAACCGGCCAGGGCATCGTGTGCCCGGCCGCCGCGGCGGCCGCACCGACGCCGAGCCAGGCGGCGGCGCCCGACAGTGAGTGTGCTGGTCCCATCATGGCCGTTGCCCGCCCTATTCCTCGTGTGCCGCTGTCCAGTTGACCGGGTGCGATGACGCTCCGTCGGCGACACAGCGTAGCGGTCGTGATCTTCGGGCCGGCAGCCGATTCCCCCATCAAGGGCGAGGGCAGGCAAGATGGGGTCGTGACCCTCATCGATCAGTTGCCGCCGACCGCAGATCCCGACGCCCTGTACGAAGCCTTCGAGTCCTGGGCGCAGGAGCGCGGTCTGACGCTGTACTCCCATCAGGAGGAGGCGCTGATCGAGGTGGTCTCCGGGGCGAACGTGATCGTGTCGACGCCCACCGGCTCCGGCAAGAGCATGATCGCGGCGGCCGCGCACTTCGCGGCTCTCGCCCGCGACGAGGTCACCTTCTACACGGCCCCGATCAAGGCACTGGTGTCGGAGAAGTTCTTCGAGCTGTGCAAGATCTTCGGCACGGAGAACGTCGGCATGCTGACCGGCGACGCGTCCGTGAACTCCGACGCCCCCGTCATCTGCTGCACCGCCGAGGTCCTCGCGTCGATCGCGCTGCGCGACGGCAAGAACGCGGACGTCGGCCAGGTCGTCATGGACGAGTTCCACTTCTACGCGGAGGGCGACCGCGGCTGGGCGTGGCAGATCCCCATCCTGGAGCTGCCGCAGGCGCAGTTCGTCCTCATGTCGGCCACGCTCGGCGACGTGTCCTTCTTCGAGAAGGACCTCATCCGGCGCACCGGCCGCCCCACCGCGGTGGTCCGCTCGGCGACCCGGCCCGTACCGCTGTCCTACGAGTACCAGTACACGCCGATGACGGAGACGCTCACCGACCTGCTGGCGACGAAGCAGGCGCCCGTCTACATCGTGCACTTCACGCAGGCGCAGGCGGTGGAGCGGGCGCAGGCGCTGATGAGCATCAACATGTGCTCGCGCGAGGAGAAGGAGCAGATCGCCGACCTGATCGGCAAGTTCCGCTTCACCACGAAGTTCGGCAGCAACCTCTCGCGCTACGTACGGCACGGCATCGGCGTCCACCACGCCGGGATGCTGCCCAAGTACCGACGGCTGGTGGAGAAGCTCGCCCAGGCCGGTCTGCTGAAGGTGATCTGCGGTACGGACACGCTGGGCGTGGGCGTCAACGTGCCCATCCGCACCGTGCTGTTCACGGCACTGACCAAGTACGACGGCAACCGCGTGCGCACCCTGCGGGCCCGTGAGTTCCATCAGATCGCGGGTCGGGCCGGGCGGGCCGGCTTCGACACGGCGGGCTACGTGGTCGCCCAGGCGCCCGAGCACGTCATCGAGAACGAGAAGGCGCTCGCCAAGGCCGGCGAAGACCCGAAGAAGCGTCGCAAGGTGGTGCGGAAAAAGGCTCCGGAAGGCTTTGTGGGCTGGACGGAGAACACCTTCGACAAGCTCATCGAGTCGGATCCGGAGCCGCTGACGTCGCGTTTCCGGGTGACGCACACGATGCTGCTGTCGGTGATCGCCCGGCCCGGCAACGCCTTCGAGGCGATGCGACACCTGCTGGAGGACAACCACGAGCCGCGCAAGCAGCAACTGCGGCACATCCGGCGCGCGATCGCGATCTACCGCTCGCTGTTGGACGGCGGGATCGTCGAGAAGCTCGACGAACCCGACGGCACGGGCCGTGTCGTCCGCCTCACCGTGGACCTCCAGCAGGACTTCGCGCTGAACCAGCCGCTGTCCACCTTCGCGCTGGCCGCGTTCGAACTGCTCGACCCGGAGTCGCCGTCCTACGCGCTCGACATGGTCTCCGTCGTCGAGTCCACGTTGGACGATCCGCGGCAGATCCTGGCCGCCCAGCAGAACAAGGCGCGCGGCGAGGCGGTGGCCGCGATGAAGGCGGACGGCGTCGAGTACGAGGAGCGCATGGAGCGTCTCCAGGACGTCACGTACCCGAAGCCGATGGAGGAGCTGCTCTTCCACGCGTACAACACCTACCGCAAGAGCCACCCGTGGGTCGGCGACCACCCGTTGTCGCCGAAGTCCGTCATCCGTGACATGTACGAGCGGGCCATGTCCTTCACGGAGTTGGTGTCGCACTACGAGCTGGCCCGCACCGAGGGCATCGTGCTGCGCTACCTGGCGAGCGCCTACAAGGCCCTCGACCACACCGTCCCCGACGACCTCAAGTCCGAGGATCTGCAGGACCTGATCGAGTGGCTGGGCGAGATGGTGCGCCAGGTCGACTCGAGCCTGCTGGACGAGTGGGAGCAGCTCGCCAACCCGGCGGAGATGACCGCCGAGGAGGCCCAGGAGAAGGCCGACGAGGTCAAGCCGGTCACCGCCAACGCGCGCGCCTTCCGGGTCCTGGTCCGTAACGCGATGTTCCGCCGTGTCGAGCTCGCCGCACTCGACCACGTCAACGCGCTGGGCGAGTTGGACGCCGAGTCCGGCTGGGACGCCGACGCGTGGGGCGAGGCGATGGACAAGTACTGGGACGAGTACGACGACCTCGGTACCGGTCCGGACGCCCGGGGTCCCAAGCTGCTCGTCATCCAGGAGGAGCCGCAGAACGCCCTGTGGCGTGTCCGCCAGATCTTCGACGACCCGAACGACGATCACGACTGGGGCATCAGTGCGGAGGTCGACCTCACGGCCTCCGACGCCGAGAGTCGCGCGGTCCTCCGCGTCACCGCCGTCGGCCAGTTGTGACCAGCGAAACAGGCTGCCAAGCAGGCGGCCGAGTACGTACAGAACAAGGCATGGCAGAGGGCACAGGAGAAGCACACCGATGACGAATCCGGCCGAGAGACTCGTCGACCTGCTCGACCTGGAGCAGATCGAGGTCAACATCTTCCGTGGCCGCAGCCCGCTGGAGTCCCTGCAGCGGGTCTTCGGCGGCCAGGTGGCGGGCCAGGCGCTGGTGGCGGCCGGGCGGACCACCGACGGCGACCGGCCCGTGCACTCGTTGCACGCGTACTTCCTGCGCCCGGGCCGGCCGGGTGTGCCCATCGTGTACCAGGTCGAACGGGTGCGGGACGGGCGGTCCTTCACCACCCGCCGGGTCACCGCCGTGCAGCAGGGGCGCACGATCTTCAATCTCACCGCCTCCTTTCACAAGCCTGAGGAAGGTCCCTTCGAACACCAACTGCCGCCGCGCGATGTCCCGGACCCGGATTCCCTGCCGACGGTCATGGAGGAGGTCCGGGAGCATCTGGGCGCACTGCCCGAGCAGTTGGAGCGCATGGCGCGCCGACAGCCCTTCGACATCCGGTACGCGGACCGGCTGCGCTGGAGCGCGGAGGACGTCAAGGGTGCCGAGCCGCGCAGCGCGGTGTGGATGCGCGCGGTCGGGCCCCTCGGCGACGATCCGCTCGTCCACACCTGCGCCCTCACGTACGCCAGCGACATGACGCTCCTGGACGCCGTCCGCCTCCCGGTCGAACCCCTGTGGGGTCCGCGGAACTTCGACATGGCGTCGCTGGATCACGCGATGTGGTTCCATCGGCCGTTCCGCGCGGACGAGTGGTTCCTGTACGACCAGGAGTCGCCGATCGCCACCGGCGGACGAGGGCTGGCCCGTGGGCGCATCTACGACCTGGAAGGGCGCCTGCTGGTGTCCGTCGTCCAGGAGGGGCTCTTCCGGGCGCTGTAGCTGCCGTTGCCGTGCATCACACGGACGTCACGTGCGTCACGTGCTTCGGCGGCGGCGCAGCCGGCTCAGCAGGCCACGTGTCGGCCGACCCGGCTCGTCGCGCCCGTCAGGCGTGTCCGGTCGCGGCGCCGGGTGTGTGGGGGCCGGTTCCGGCAGGGAACTCGATGCGCCCGGGTTCGGCGGAACAGGTGTCGACCGGAACGGTTTCGGCGAGGGGCGCGGCGCGGGCTGGTCGGCACGGGCTTCTTCCAGGGTGCGTTCCAGGTCGGACCTCAGCCAGGCGATCTCGTCGGGGTCGTCCGCCGTCATGATCTTCTCGGCGAGGTGCGCACCCGGCGTGCCCGGGGTGCCGTGGGCCGGGGGTCCGGGGCGGAACCGGTTCAGGTGGGCGCGTTCGTAGGGGTCCTTGACGATCTCCGCGACCTGGAGCGGGTCGAGGAACCCGGCCAGGACTCCGGCGTGCTGCCAGGGGCCGTCGGCCTGGCGGAGCAGGAAGCCCAGGTGGCGTCCCCGCCAGTTCCGGGCCCGCAGGTCGACGCCTGCGGCCAGTTGACTCCGCAACGTCTCGGGTGTCCGGCCGGTGAGCAGGAACGAGTTGGTCTTGTCGGCGGCGAACTGCCGCAGTTCGTCGGCGAGATACATCCAGACGACGGCCCGGTACCGGTTGAGATAGAACCTGACGGGCACCACCAGTCCCACCCGTGCGAGGCGGGTGAACCGGGTGGGTGGCACCTCCAGGATGGCGGCTCCGTCGCCGGTGCCCACGGCCAGCACGCTCTCGCGCAGTGCCTCGGGGAAGCCGGGTTCCGAGCGCAGACGGTCGATCTCCGTGCGGGGCACCCGACGGCCCCCTCCTCCTTCGTCA
The Streptomyces sp. NBC_01485 genome window above contains:
- a CDS encoding ABC transporter ATP-binding protein; protein product: MQIQDLPYRDPGVPDARSGPRFLWWLGRNQLGGQLKALAWGLLHFVAVSAQPFCVGFAVEAVVDRSGTRLALTGGLMALCGAATAIGDTFLHRAAVTNWITAAARVQQLLARKASQLGSALTRRVAAGEVVAVSTGDVEKIGWFVEAVSRFTAAAVTVLLVCVGLVVYQPALGVVVAVGLPVVALAALPLLPAATRRADVQREKAGRATELASDTVAGLRVLRGIGGEELFLDRYRSASQEVRHAAVRSARMWSLISAIQVLLPGLLLIAVVCYGVHLAREGRITVGELVTVYSSVMVLAYPLRHFEEIAMAYSFSRPSAKRAARVLSLERVTDVGGSRAADAPSGDLYDPATGLLAPAARLTAVVCGDPDVAGQLAERLGGHPPEDSPSVLLGGVPLDELPLDCARTAVLVQDKDPVLLSGTLRDLLDVPASGEVDAGAALAAAQCGDVLDALVQGSLDADDPLDARITERGRSLSGGQRQRLALARSLYTDPEVLVLDEPTSAVDSHTEARIAEGLRELRAGRTTVVFTSSPLLLDRADRVVLVHEGEAVMVGVHRELLHTEPRYRAVVTRETDDEATLNGVLKDLEDGERQADGLTAGELEADRLEADTLTADSLEDIEREEIEETA
- a CDS encoding ABC transporter ATP-binding protein, with protein sequence MIGVAPPAFDPAAPTTANTLPVGAPATVRAYVAELLRRHRRAFLLLLLVNTVATVASMVGPWLLGDLVERLSDEARELHLGFTASLFVLALVVQAAFVRQVRLRGAMLGERMLADLREDFLVRSVRLPPGVLERAGTGDLLSRITTDIDRLANAMREAVPQLTIGVMWALLLLGGLVVTAPPLAPAVLVAVPLLVVGCRWYFKRAPAGYRSEAAGYAAVAAALAETVDAGRTVEAHRLGDRRVALSEQRIQQWTAWERYTLWLRSVLFPVINLVHVTVLGSVLMLGGVFVLQGWIGVGQLTTGALLAQMLVDPVNLILRWYDELQVAQVSLARLVGVRDIEPDGGDSGLAPDGRDVLADRVHFGYREGVDVLRKVSLEVSPGTRLALVGPSGAGKSTLGRLLAGIYAPRDGRITLGGAELSQMTAERVRSHVALVNQEHHVFVGSLRDNLRLARTGAGDAELWAALGAVDAAGWARALDDGLDTEVGSGGVALTPAQAQQIALARLVLADPHTLVLDEATSLLDPRAARHLERSLARVLDGRTVVAIAHRLHTAHDADVIAVVENGRISELGSHAELVAADGAYAALWRSWHG
- a CDS encoding DUF5709 domain-containing protein, encoding MNSADGWGDDVYQPDASDIQEDAGLLDVEDTLENDGVGDPLDRGWSPPDRPWAVEHTGVTAAERRQGESLDQRLAEELPDLDVPDGDGLGDCDGTDGELLDNEVGAARSGRLVAPDEGVHEDEESALIATDVGIDGAAASAEEAAMHIVDEDALSG
- a CDS encoding type B 50S ribosomal protein L31, which produces MQQDKQPDYHPVVFRDRTAGYAFLTRSTATSDQTIEWDDGETYPVVDVEISSESHPFYTGTARTVDTEGRVARFERRYGDGGAMT
- a CDS encoding metal-dependent hydrolase → MMGPAHSLSGAAAWLGVGAAAAAAGHTMPWPVVLVGALICAGAALAPDLDHKAATISRAFGPVSRWLCEIVDKLSYAVYKSTRKQGDPRRSGGHRTLTHTWLWAVMIGGGASALAITGGRWAVLAILFVHMVLAIEGLLWRAARGSSSDVLVWLLAATSAWILAGVLDKPGNGSGWLFTDPGQEYLWLGLPIVLGALVHDIGDALTVSGCPVLWPIPIGRRRWYPIGPPKVMRFRAGSWVELKVLMPVFMVLGGVGGAAALNYI
- a CDS encoding DEAD/DEAH box helicase, translated to MTLIDQLPPTADPDALYEAFESWAQERGLTLYSHQEEALIEVVSGANVIVSTPTGSGKSMIAAAAHFAALARDEVTFYTAPIKALVSEKFFELCKIFGTENVGMLTGDASVNSDAPVICCTAEVLASIALRDGKNADVGQVVMDEFHFYAEGDRGWAWQIPILELPQAQFVLMSATLGDVSFFEKDLIRRTGRPTAVVRSATRPVPLSYEYQYTPMTETLTDLLATKQAPVYIVHFTQAQAVERAQALMSINMCSREEKEQIADLIGKFRFTTKFGSNLSRYVRHGIGVHHAGMLPKYRRLVEKLAQAGLLKVICGTDTLGVGVNVPIRTVLFTALTKYDGNRVRTLRAREFHQIAGRAGRAGFDTAGYVVAQAPEHVIENEKALAKAGEDPKKRRKVVRKKAPEGFVGWTENTFDKLIESDPEPLTSRFRVTHTMLLSVIARPGNAFEAMRHLLEDNHEPRKQQLRHIRRAIAIYRSLLDGGIVEKLDEPDGTGRVVRLTVDLQQDFALNQPLSTFALAAFELLDPESPSYALDMVSVVESTLDDPRQILAAQQNKARGEAVAAMKADGVEYEERMERLQDVTYPKPMEELLFHAYNTYRKSHPWVGDHPLSPKSVIRDMYERAMSFTELVSHYELARTEGIVLRYLASAYKALDHTVPDDLKSEDLQDLIEWLGEMVRQVDSSLLDEWEQLANPAEMTAEEAQEKADEVKPVTANARAFRVLVRNAMFRRVELAALDHVNALGELDAESGWDADAWGEAMDKYWDEYDDLGTGPDARGPKLLVIQEEPQNALWRVRQIFDDPNDDHDWGISAEVDLTASDAESRAVLRVTAVGQL
- a CDS encoding acyl-CoA thioesterase, translating into MTNPAERLVDLLDLEQIEVNIFRGRSPLESLQRVFGGQVAGQALVAAGRTTDGDRPVHSLHAYFLRPGRPGVPIVYQVERVRDGRSFTTRRVTAVQQGRTIFNLTASFHKPEEGPFEHQLPPRDVPDPDSLPTVMEEVREHLGALPEQLERMARRQPFDIRYADRLRWSAEDVKGAEPRSAVWMRAVGPLGDDPLVHTCALTYASDMTLLDAVRLPVEPLWGPRNFDMASLDHAMWFHRPFRADEWFLYDQESPIATGGRGLARGRIYDLEGRLLVSVVQEGLFRAL
- a CDS encoding DUF6397 family protein; translation: MSDNTVTQPHSVSCTPSRAARELDLKRAEFDLAVHLGRIRTTPDEGGGGRRVPRTEIDRLRSEPGFPEALRESVLAVGTGDGAAILEVPPTRFTRLARVGLVVPVRFYLNRYRAVVWMYLADELRQFAADKTNSFLLTGRTPETLRSQLAAGVDLRARNWRGRHLGFLLRQADGPWQHAGVLAGFLDPLQVAEIVKDPYERAHLNRFRPGPPAHGTPGTPGAHLAEKIMTADDPDEIAWLRSDLERTLEEARADQPAPRPSPKPFRSTPVPPNPGASSSLPEPAPTHPAPRPDTPDGRDEPGRPTRGLLSRLRRRRST